The Oncorhynchus clarkii lewisi isolate Uvic-CL-2024 chromosome 20, UVic_Ocla_1.0, whole genome shotgun sequence nucleotide sequence ACTCTAAGCGAATCCGAGAATGCGAGTGTACATTGATTTTCTCTGTCTAGTTCTTGACAGTGAATGCCAAGCCACTTGGATAATTCTACTCACTGTTGTACAGTTGACCCCACATTGACAAAAttagatttgttttttttaagtggACGTCTTTCTGGCTTCAAAACAAACACCACCGTCATTGGCGAATGCGTTGTCAAGCAACCAGTATTAGTCCGCTGTATTGGATCATGCGCACACCTTTAATGGACGATTTATGCAAATATGGAAGGCTGTCAAGTGCATTGTAGCGCTTTATTGAAATTTACACCCACTTTACACCCACACAAGTGGGTCGCCAGTGTTTTATGATAGTGTTGGAACTAAAAAATATAATTTCTATTGTACTCTTTAGGAATTTAGTCTGGGTATGAAGTTACTGTTGAGATTTAGAAAATTAGAATGCAGAAGGTGCACTTTTTATAttcagtcactgatagtcactcactgagcccatgtcagctaacatgaTTTAGATCACTAGGTAAAGTAATCTATCCAGATTACCGACTGGGCATACAGGGCATGTGACCAGGGGCCCTGACCTTCACCATTGATTTTTGTTTTGAACATGTATGAATTGCagtaaattagctttaaaactgcagaaATTTCTCAGCACGTtattgcaaaatgtgtaaaatgtcAGGAAATGTTTTTTAAAACCATAACATTTTatctacaccccatggcaaaatgtgtaggatTGCAGAAAATGTACTTtaacactacaacaacaacaaaaaatccacagccaagagagggagggggagggacaccaaaccaaatctcgcttagggACGCCAAAAGGCTAGAGGCGCCTGATGAGCTCGGATGTTTTCCTGAACTTTCCAATACCATTCGGATGCATTTTTAGTGACTTACTGCTGCAAAGACAAATTGATACACCTTTCCCATAGTCAAGTCATTTGAAACATATTCAAAAAACAAATGTTAAGTGGgaaaaaatgaaaaaagaaaGAAACTAGAACGTTCTAAGTGCATAAACCCATTTGAACTTGGCGCTGTAAGGTGTGGTATAGTCTAGCCAGCAATAATGGCACGCAAGCAAAAAAACAACACTGTCAGACATCTTAAAGTAAATTATGTTGTCACATCATAGTTCAGTGATTATAGTAATTTGTCTGATGATCATAATACATGTATTTGATGATGTGTTCTGACTCAATCTTGGTAAAATAGTATTATTCTATAATGAGCATATTCAAATAGCTACAGTTTAAAATTGAATTCAGAAGTGTTAGATATAACCTTACTGCTGAACCCAGATTGACATTTCAGAGCCACAAGTTTATACTGTATCTGAGACTGTACCCCCCTAAATAAACTGATTCACAAATGTCTCAGGATTTTGATACTTTGCACTTTAGGTATCTTTAAGGTGAGGACCTTAATGGGATATGAAAGAAGAATTCACTACAAAACAGTGCTGAGATCTGGGATGTGAGAATGTTGATAATCTTTATCTCAGAACTATGCTTTGCGTAGACAGACCTTTATAGTCCCACGGTCACGATCTCGAAATACATAATGTCTATTTGTTTGGCCCGTGACCCACCACACAGATTATATATTGGCCCACCAAGGCCAAAAGTTTGAGAACACCTGCTCTAGTGTGATTGTGTTTCCATCAGGAGTGTGACACTAAAGACTTGGGGtgagcagaatcaacaacctctgcatcattcaagacagttgctttgtgagaaggtgttgaagttcacagttagccattgttatgtaaattAAAGCCGAAAAGTACACAGGGCTGGGATTGGCCCCAAGTCTGGGCATGTCCCTCGGAGCCATGACCCAGTGAGACCCGGGTGCCGGGCCCATGTAGACGGAAACCGAAAAATCAGTATTTTGGGCGAAACACCAGGATAAATCCTAATTGGAAACTCGCCATTAGCCCACTGATTTAGCCTACCTATGAGTGATATGAGTGAATGCATACTTTTCCTCTACTTTTCCTCTTACCTAGTAAATGCAAGCACAAACAATGTCACGTTACATTAAAATACCACCCATTGTGCAATTTAATTGTTCATACATAATTACATAAtacaataaaatataaaaaagtaTACTATTGATCAACATATACAAACTTTAAACAATTTTCAAAATACATTTCCCAACACATGAATAGAGCCTACTAAcatatgtcacacacacacacacacacacacacacacggctactTTATAGGGTCTATCcaaagcagtagcagcagcaggtgGGTTCCTTGTCTATCTTGTACTTCCCAGAGCCAGGCTGGTCTCTACACTCAGCCACAAAGGCCTTCAGCTGGGACACCAGGACTCTGTCCTTCTGgtgttgctgaaaataaacagtaTGGCAGTAAACTTTCTgaacatttacatacagtactatACTATTACCATGTTACATAACCACTGTATTATGTGCTGTAACATTAAATATACCAGGAAGGAGATGCAACATTATACCAGATCATTGAATTACCATCTTTTCTCATTGAACAGGCATGCAGAAGATAAACAGGGATGGTTACTTTTGAATATGTCATGCCATGTTAATTCAAAAGCTGACCTTGATGGTCTCGTATGTGTCTGTGATGAGGGCAATGAACAGACTGAGCACCATgtaaatgaagagagagaggaaggagtagaGGTAGAGCCTGCTGAACAGCCACACCAtgtatctcttctctctcatcttctgGAAAGTGGAGTACAAGTCATCACCGTTGATCAGAGAGAACAGGCACTCCGTCACCTTGTCCAAGGTCCGGAACTGGTAGAAAATCAATTGGTAACACTTTGCATTAAAGTATGCTGTGCTATAAAGGATTATAAACTTGTATTAGTTATACGTAATAAACCATTGTAACACATTGGTTCAAATTGTAGCCCTTCATATACTGGACTGACCTTATATATGTGGATTCTAAAAGTTCTTGGGCCTACATATACAGGTACCGTATACCTTTTTGGTTTTTAGTGTACCTACTTACTTTCTCATGATACGGCCCCAGAACGATCCAGCCACAGAAACAGTAGCCCAGGTAGATCAAGCCAGCGCAGCAGGAGAAGCGGATCACATTTGGAAACGCTGCCCTTAGGGCCAGAATTAGGATCTAGGAGGAACAAGGAACCTTACTCATCTATGTTTCACTATTTGAATATGTGCTGTCCTTTATGAATgccatgtactgtaatgttgCTGTGGTGCTGATGGAGCATTGCTGTTAAATTGAGCTAATTTCTTATGTTAGTCCTTACGTTATATTTCTTAAAGAAACCCAGGTAGCGGATAACTCCAACCCAGACAAGCATTGTGGATGTCCCAAGCAAAATACTGCAGACATCATAGTTTGTAAGGTCCTGACAAATACAGAAATATGAATGTCATATTGGACATACAGACACATGAACAAAAGGTATGTGCTCAGGTGTAGTCACTACACCTTAGTCTGTATTCCTATTTTGAGGGCGGATCCAGCAATGGTCAGTGTATCGCTGACGATGATCAGAATATACCAGCCGTTCACAAACTCCATGCGCTCAGACCAGGACACAGTTTTACCAAAGTAGGTGTGGAAGAATGCAGTGTAATGCTGaatgagagaaacacacaccataagcaaaaacacaTGAATATTAATGCTATTGTTATAGTGAGTAGGCGATCATGAGCTGGGTATGCTTCTACTTGTATATTGTATGAATGCCTGACCGTATTCATGGTATGTACAATCCTAATATTGAACCTATTACCCCTATAGAATAGTCTTCTTAACTTACAAACTGGAGCTGAGATCCTTTGTAGACTGAGCGTGTGCACAAGATGAGTGAGGTAAAGCAGGCGAGGATGACGAAGGAATCAAACAGCAAGAGGTGGTTGTTCTTCCCAGCTGCAAATTCAATCAATCAGTAAATTAGATAGTGACACTTTTTCCCCATGCATATAGGATGGAGGCTGACAGATTACTGCCACTGCAAATGGTAGGATCTCTACTGTAAATGTATGAAATATGGACTGTAGTAATGAACATGCTGAGCAACAGATTATTAAATTGTGCCTCCTTCTGGCATTGAGAGGCACAGCccatgttataactacagtatgtTACAAATAAGGAGACGTGACAGTCTGACTCAGCTCACTAAACACTAAATCTTAACTACTGAGGTCACAAAGAATGTAGCTATTACTCAGACAAATCGTATGCTGActgaacattattattttttttttacatactgGGATGATCTTATGATATACTTACAAGTGCTTGCAACATTCCAGTCTTTACATTCATTGATTCCAACATTATTTTCTAAGTTAATCTTTATCCTCCCACTGTTTGCACGATTGTCAAACATTATCTGCCAAAAATAAAGTCAGACAGAGACATCATTTGCTTGTGAGTTCTAGCAAGGATGACTGAATCCAGGTTTCAGCAGCTGGATTTCTACTGGTTTAAGTAACATTTTAAATGAACCATTACTAGAAAATGGAGAATTGACTAGTTATTCCATGACACAAATTAATCCGTTAACTTTGTTGACTCGCTACTGGTTGCCATTTGTCTTCTCCATTGACACAGAGGACAGCTGCATCACACTTAAAAGACTAAAAGAGCCTGAAGAAGTTGTTTCCTGAGTCATACAACCCACCACCTACAATTATACTAAAGGCATAACAGTCTGGGAGCTCGTGGTGGCGCACTGTCTGCAGGTTGATGGCTTTCAACGTGAGGAAGATGTTTACTGACAACAGCCTGAGTGAGAGACAAAGAAACATTTATGATTATAGACTACAACAAAAGAAACCTGGTATAGGGGGCCAACTGTAGTTTGACTGTTGGTCTGGTCAGTCACCTTTTAAAATCCAGAGAAAAGTTAATGTCTCTTGACAAAGTTTTATCCTCCAATGGCTCCAGAGGATATACGGAAATACATTCTGTGAGGAAAAAACAGAAAGGTCTTCATAATATACCTTAATCCAGTGGAAACCCTTGTAATGGTTGCAAGCAATTCCCAAACTTCCTGTTTCTGCAGTCACACGAATGAACTGACAATGTGATAAAtactatacactgagtgcacataacattaggaacacctgctctttccatgacatagactgatcaggtgaatccaggtgaaagctatgatcgctTATTGATGCCACCTGTCCAATCCACTTCAAAcagtgtagacgaaggggaggagacaggttaaaaaatatttttaagccttgagacaattgagacatgtattgtgtatgtgtgccattcagagggtgaatgggcaagacaacatttttaagtgcctttgaatggtagtagatgccaggcgcaccagtttgagggtgtcaagaactgcaatgctgctgggtttttcatgctcaacagttttacgtgtgtatcaagaatggtccaccacccaaaggacattcagccaacttgacaacagctgtgggaaacattggagtcaacatgggccagcaaacCTGTGGAAAACTTTCAACACCTTCTAGAGACCAtgtcctgacaaattgaggctgttctgagggcataaGAGTGTGCAACTcaaaattaggaaggtgttcctaattttttgtacactcagtgtaaatctactacaacaacaacacacaatcTGTGCACTGACAGCTGTGAGAAGCCAGAGATCTGTAAATAGGACAAACAGTCCACGGTCAGTGTTTAGTTGAGCATGTAAGCAGATATCTAACAGCTGGAATGGATTAATCTAACAAAATGACTTACATACTGTTTATTCCCAGTCAATGTGGGCACATACATTAAAACTTAACATTATTCTCCCTtatcatatttattttttaagataCCTAAACCATGTTATTATCCTCTCTTATAGAACACTTGAGGCtatcacaaaaaaataaatacataatgaaATGGTGTGCTCTTGTACCTTTGTCTACATGTGGGTCTATATCAAAGGTGTCGTTGCCAGGGGAGATGCTGCCTTTCCTGAAGAACTCCTGACAAAGGGTCAGAGGGGTGTACTCGCCCTCTATCTTCTCATACGCATGGTTCCCTACCGTCAGGTTCTGCAGGTTTATAAACTGAAACAAGGAAAATATAGTGAGACATGATATACAACCGTGTTCTTGGCCAGATTTGTCACAGGTGGTGCAAATTAGGAAATTCACTAAATTTTTTGGTTGTCAACATGTTTAGGGTAGCTATAGTTTCACTATAAACAACACCGTGCTCCACTGTTTGATAAGTCTCATATGACTGTGTAAAAATGTTAGATGACACACCGGGGAATCAGCTACTGTATCCTTTAAATACTGTGCTGTAATCTACATAAGACATATCATTTACACTGGTAGCGAACAAGCAGTGAGAAAGACTGCTCTTTTTAGGCCATTTGAACTCTACATTACCCTATCGATGACGTAATAGATGTGGTCGTACACATCTGTTTTGGTGTACACTGCGTATCTGTCCACACGTTGGTCCTTATATTCTTTCAGGAAGAGGTGTTTAAACACCATCAGGTTTTCCTCTTTAAAGGTCACCATCATCTCGTTACTCAATCCAAAAGACACCAACTGAGGAAAACAAACATGTAATAGATACATACATCAATTATGCGTAACACAAAGcatttgagattttttttctcattttattacatttgattAAAGTGAATAAAATATTTGGGATTTTAGACATGGTCTTTCTAGGGACTTCCATTATTGTGTAATGCCACTTTGGCTCACAGTCATGGTTTAATGGGGAAATGGTTAAATCTATGGGTATTTCACTTCTCTAGGCGGGTATATTGTACCTATATTTTACATGACCGACAGTAGAAGCCTAAGTCTCCTCCTACACTGTATTCTACAGTAGCCTACCTGAAACGTGATGATGGCAATTTTCAGAATCTGTAACATTAGTTTCCATGGTTTCCGGCCCCTGGCTCTATATTTTTCACAGGGGTTCATAAAGAAGTACTTGAGCCTCCT carries:
- the LOC139377385 gene encoding mucolipin-3, translated to MNPCEKYRARGRKPWKLMLQILKIAIITFQLVSFGLSNEMMVTFKEENLMVFKHLFLKEYKDQRVDRYAVYTKTDVYDHIYYVIDRFINLQNLTVGNHAYEKIEGEYTPLTLCQEFFRKGSISPGNDTFDIDPHVDKECISVYPLEPLEDKTLSRDINFSLDFKRLLSVNIFLTLKAINLQTVRHHELPDCYAFSIIIMFDNRANSGRIKINLENNVGINECKDWNVASTSGKNNHLLLFDSFVILACFTSLILCTRSVYKGSQLQFHYTAFFHTYFGKTVSWSERMEFVNGWYILIIVSDTLTIAGSALKIGIQTKDLTNYDVCSILLGTSTMLVWVGVIRYLGFFKKYNILILALRAAFPNVIRFSCCAGLIYLGYCFCGWIVLGPYHEKFRTLDKVTECLFSLINGDDLYSTFQKMREKRYMVWLFSRLYLYSFLSLFIYMVLSLFIALITDTYETIKQHQKDRVLVSQLKAFVAECRDQPGSGKYKIDKEPTCCCYCFG